In Falsibacillus pallidus, the genomic window AAAATTAAAGCTGACACTGAAGGACATGAACATTAACAATAAAGAGCTGACGAATTAAAATGCAGGAAGCCACTAAACTATTAGTGGCTTCCTGCATTTTAATTAATACTTTTTCCATTCTTTGCAAAGGAGAGATTCCCATGAAAATTGCACTACTATCTGACATACACGGAAATGCAATAGCTTTAAAGTCTGTCATAAAGGATATCAAATCAAGAGAAATAGAACAAATATGTGTATTAGGAGACATTTGTTTTAGAGGACCTGAACCCCAAAGGTCATTAGATTTGGTCCGTTCCTTAGATGCAAATGTTATAAAAGGAAATGCAGATGAATGGATAATTAGAGGCATTAAAGATGGAGAGGTGCCTGAAACTGTTTTTAATTGTATGGCAGAGGAAAGGGAATGGACAGTTAATCAATTAGATGAAGAATCTATTAAGTATTTATGCGGATTATCTAATGAAATAAGAATGGAGGTAGGCAGTTTAAAAATTCTAATGTTCCATGCAACTCCTGATAGTTTATTTGAAGTGATATTACCAGATGCCAGCGACACTTTAATGTTAGAAAAAATGATGAAGGATGATTCGAATATTTATATTTATTCTCATATACATAAACCGTTTATTCGTTTTATTAATGGGAAATGCGTAATGAATACGGGAAGTGTAGGGATGCCATTTGATGGCAGAAATGAATCTTCCTACATTATTTTAGAAATTAATCAAGACTCGTTTCACTCTACCATTGTTCGAGTGAAGTACGATGTAGAACATGCGATTCAACAGTACGAAAAATCGAATTATCCTAATAAAGAACAAATGATTTCAATTTTAAAAACTGGTCGTGTTTAATGTAATAAATCATAAAATGTATAAAGAACACAAGCCCGCTAAAAAAATGAAGTACATGATCCGAATCTTACCAATTCTGTATATGCATTCATCTGGCTCCAATCAAGTTGTTTCAATCCAACTTCTGTGCAAGAGCTTTCTCCATATATGAGCAAGAATCTGATTGTCTTGATCGGGAATATAATTCGTACTAGCACATCTGATTGAATTAGGGGTTCTTTATTTTCTACTGATTCTTGGTTTTCTTTCATTTATCCAGAGACTTAACCTCAAAAAGGAGGTGATCGCCCTTGGCGTAGCGATCCTATATGGTTTAACAGATGAGCTTCATCAGGTTCCGTTCGTTTTCGCTTGTTGATTTGGTTAAGGACGTTTTGGGGATTTTCATTGTTTGGTATCTATTTCGGCGTTCGTATTTCAGGAAAAGACCTTCCGAGACAGGGCTTTTCTTTACAAAATAAAAGATATTCAACATGAATTAAAGAGATTTCTGTCGAAAAAATGTTCTTTAAAATGAACGAAAAGTGCTTTATAATTAAAATAAGTAATTTATTCAAAAAATTTTTATTTATTTTGTTCTATATAAAGAACAAAAAAGAGGTGAACATATTGAGTAATGCTTGTTTGTATTCAAAACCAAAGGTAGTGGTTCACCAGCCCATCCGATTCGAGACGGCTCAAAGCTGGAATAAAGGGCATGGGAATCTGGATCATCCAGGTAAGGGAAATGGTGGCACCAATTATCCTAACGATCCCTATACTGGCCCGCATAATGGAAATGGCGGAGGCAATGGCAACGGAAAAGGGAATGGAGACAAGCCATAATTAAATTGTGATTGTGCCAGAGCCGATGTTTGATCATTGGCTTTGGCTCTTAAAAAGGAAGCTGTTTGCTAAAGGGGAGAAACCATGAATATTATACATACATTGGTTGGTGAACAATTCTTCCAAATTGCCAATCATTCGAGCACCCTTTCAAAAATGCTTGATAGGATGTTCTACGCTATTAGTCCAATGGATAATCAGCCTGATTTGTACATAAATATTAATGATGGATACGGTACTGTCTTTTTAGATTATGAAGTAGTGGCTGCAAAAGAGAATAGTGTTATTTCATTTAAACGGGCTGACTATTTAATCGAAGTTGATGAGGAATTTTCTCAGGCAAACATATTTGTTCATAATGAACTTGCATTAAAACATGCTCTGATGAACTTATATAGTTCATTTTTGGTCCATAAAAAATGGGGTCTTCTGATTCATTCTTCCTGTGTGATAGATAATGGTGCTGCACATATCTTTGCGGGACCATCTGGCTCCGGAAAGTCTACAGCAGCTATTCTTTCACATCCGCGTGAGATTTTGTCAGATGAAGCTGCCATCCTCAAGATTTCTGAGAATGGGGTTCAAGTTTATAATTCTCCATTTCGAAGTGAAATTGATTCCAGAGATGTTCTTGCAACTTGCCAACTTAGAAGCATTCAGATGCTTATTCAGGCAGAGGTAAATGAGAGAAAACAGCTCTCAAAGTCTGACGCATTGTTGAGTTTAATAGATAAAGTTTTTTATTGGCCGTATAGTTCACAGGAGACAGAAACCATTTTGAAATTATTGGAGAAGGTTGTAAGGAAGGTTCCTGTATACCAACTTTATTTTCAAAAAAATGATACCTTTTGGGAGTTGATATCTTAATGAAAAAGTATATTCAAAATCGTGGTTGTGAAACCACACAATTGGATAATGAGTGGATTATTTTAAATTCAAATAATTTAACGGTAACTAAAGTAAATGAAGTGGGAGGATACTGCTGGGAACTTCTTCAAAATGAACAGAGTCTGGAGAATTTAGTGAGTGCAGTAGAGGTACAGTTTTCCGGAGAATTACGGCAAGAAGAGATAACGGAAGACATTAAAGAATTTTTGGACAGCCTTCTGCAATGCGAGGTGATTGAAGTTGTTGTTTGATCAGCAGACGATTAATCTACTTCAGAATGTGATCAAAAGAGAAGGAAAGATCACACTTCCAGCTACCGGGAATAGTATGTTTCCTTATATACGCAGGGGGGATAGTTGCACGTTTATTCCTTTTGAACCTGATGAACTTAAAAGAGGAGATATTGCCTTATTTCATCAAATAGATGGAAGGCTCGTTGCGCATCGATTTTTTTATGTTCATCACGACCAGTATTTATTTAAAGGGGACTCAAATCAAGGATTTGATCATGTTGTAGCTAAAGAGCAATTAATTGGAAAATTAGTCTCGATTAAACGAAATAATAGATTGTATGCTCCTTCAGCGATATGGAAAATGATGATTTTAAATGTACCGATGCTTTCTGGAATGATCCGTCTTTATATTAATAAAAGAAAATGCTAATGGAGTGTACCCATTATGAATTACTTTCAACATGTTCGATCCTTGGTTATCGGAAAATATTTCAACTTGAAAGAAGGGCGAAAAGCTTTTGGGCTTCTTAAACCACACATTTTAAAATATTGGAGAGAGCATGCCATTTTATTCGGATTGCTTGCTGTCGATATCTTTTTAACGATTGCATTCGCCTGGTACTATGGGAATGTGACAGATGCTGCGATTGGCAGCCGCTTAAATCAATTAAAAAAGTTGGTTCCGATTGGTATTATTCTTATTCTATTGAGCATTTCGTGTACATTTTTAAATATAGTAGTAGAAAACAGAGCTTCAAATGGCGTGAAGAAAGAAATGAAAAATTATTTATTCAGCCATATTCTAAGGTTGCCTGCGAAATATACTTCGACTCATCCCACCGGTGAATTATTGTCCCACTTTTCAAATGAT contains:
- a CDS encoding VanZ family protein, whose protein sequence is MELGVLYFLLILGFLSFIQRLNLKKEVIALGVAILYGLTDELHQVPFVFAC
- a CDS encoding PqqD family protein, with protein sequence MKKYIQNRGCETTQLDNEWIILNSNNLTVTKVNEVGGYCWELLQNEQSLENLVSAVEVQFSGELRQEEITEDIKEFLDSLLQCEVIEVVV
- a CDS encoding S24 family peptidase; protein product: MFDQQTINLLQNVIKREGKITLPATGNSMFPYIRRGDSCTFIPFEPDELKRGDIALFHQIDGRLVAHRFFYVHHDQYLFKGDSNQGFDHVVAKEQLIGKLVSIKRNNRLYAPSAIWKMMILNVPMLSGMIRLYINKRKC
- a CDS encoding metallophosphoesterase family protein; protein product: MKIALLSDIHGNAIALKSVIKDIKSREIEQICVLGDICFRGPEPQRSLDLVRSLDANVIKGNADEWIIRGIKDGEVPETVFNCMAEEREWTVNQLDEESIKYLCGLSNEIRMEVGSLKILMFHATPDSLFEVILPDASDTLMLEKMMKDDSNIYIYSHIHKPFIRFINGKCVMNTGSVGMPFDGRNESSYIILEINQDSFHSTIVRVKYDVEHAIQQYEKSNYPNKEQMISILKTGRV